CTGGAGGATCTTCGTCATCTCGCCGTCACCCTTTCGTGGACGAACTGCATGGCGATGACCACGACCATGATGAGCAGCGGATGCAGGTCAAAGACCCCGATCAGGGAGATCACCATCAGGTAGGGGACGAGGTTCCACCATTTTCCGAGCAGCGCGTTTTTTACATTATCGATTATCACAAGGACGATTATCGCGCTCGTCCCGGCGAGGACGCCGCGAAAGAATCCCATTACCGCCGGCACGTCCGAATATTTTATTATAAATGGAGAGAGCATGAGTATTATCAGAAAGGGCGGCAG
The window above is part of the Cloacibacillus evryensis DSM 19522 genome. Proteins encoded here:
- a CDS encoding chromate transporter is translated as MSLLELFLFFFKISAVTFGGGIVILGMVQLEEEKRRDIAPEVFADMVSLAASMPGPIAVSIAWLMGRHYRGLAGSLTAVAGAILPPFLIILMLSPFIIKYSDVPAVMGFFRGVLAGTSAIIVLVIIDNVKNALLGKWWNLVPYLMVISLIGVFDLHPLLIMVVVIAMQFVHERVTAR